Proteins from a single region of Ensifer adhaerens:
- a CDS encoding NUDIX hydrolase, which translates to MSATKKGKEQKPGKAGTLLQQLARSPEKLFSGAFRQQIAALCFRPAKDGNGIEILVVTSRESARWVIPKGWPMKRKKPYEAAAIEAWQEAGVRGKVRKKPVGSYTYLKSLDDGDVVPCVVDIFQIEVDELADDFKERGERILAWVSPDEAARRVREIELKSLLVEFTPR; encoded by the coding sequence ATGAGCGCGACGAAGAAGGGCAAAGAACAGAAGCCCGGCAAGGCCGGAACGCTCCTGCAGCAACTCGCGCGCTCGCCCGAGAAGCTGTTTTCGGGCGCGTTCCGTCAGCAAATCGCCGCACTTTGCTTCCGCCCGGCGAAAGATGGCAACGGCATCGAAATCCTGGTGGTCACGTCGCGTGAGAGCGCCCGATGGGTCATTCCCAAGGGATGGCCGATGAAGCGCAAGAAGCCATACGAGGCGGCAGCGATCGAGGCCTGGCAGGAAGCCGGCGTGCGTGGCAAGGTCAGGAAAAAGCCGGTCGGCAGCTACACCTATCTGAAATCGCTCGACGACGGCGACGTCGTGCCCTGCGTGGTCGATATCTTCCAGATCGAAGTCGATGAATTGGCAGATGATTTCAAGGAACGCGGCGAGCGCATTCTTGCCTGGGTCAGTCCCGACGAAGCCGCGCGCCGTGTCCGCGAAATCGAGCTGAAGTCGCTGCTGGTCGAATTCACACCGCGCTGA
- a CDS encoding group III truncated hemoglobin, with protein sequence MNDELQARAAHVAAIRERAEAEMKAIGVNDAFIGHLVDTFYARVLAHPELGPVFDARLSGRWPEHMEKMKSFWSAVAFRNGAYGGKPVQAHTGVANMTPDLFPKWLELFSTTLDDIAPNQEAKAWFMATAERIARSLTLSLFYNPALDDPALKRG encoded by the coding sequence ATGAACGACGAATTGCAGGCCCGCGCCGCCCATGTCGCGGCAATCCGCGAACGGGCGGAAGCCGAGATGAAGGCGATCGGTGTCAACGACGCCTTCATCGGCCATCTGGTCGATACGTTCTACGCGCGCGTGCTCGCCCATCCGGAGCTTGGGCCTGTCTTCGACGCCAGGCTTTCGGGCCGCTGGCCGGAGCACATGGAAAAGATGAAAAGCTTCTGGTCGGCCGTCGCCTTCCGCAACGGCGCGTATGGTGGCAAGCCGGTGCAGGCCCATACGGGCGTCGCCAACATGACGCCCGATCTCTTCCCGAAATGGCTGGAGCTTTTCTCCACCACCCTCGATGACATCGCGCCGAACCAGGAAGCCAAGGCCTGGTTCATGGCAACGGCCGAGCGCATTGCCCGAAGCCTGACGCTTTCTCTCTTCTACAATCCCGCGCTTGACGACCCCGCGCTGAAACGGGGGTAA
- the recX gene encoding recombination regulator RecX, which translates to MYAWARNSAAYRLHRQMMTEKQLFDAIARKAREKFEYISVNQVELLAAAAVTFAYDNGALDDTAYAEIKTRSGMRSGKSKRAIAQKLSQKGIAKGDVEAAVAEADDLYAAVVLARKRAFGPFRKVDLDDKRAAKELSAFARGGFSFELGKRVFSMSFDEAEEILIVGRAL; encoded by the coding sequence ATGTATGCCTGGGCGCGCAATTCCGCCGCCTATCGCCTCCACCGCCAGATGATGACGGAGAAACAGCTTTTCGACGCGATCGCCCGCAAGGCGCGGGAGAAGTTCGAGTATATCAGCGTCAACCAGGTCGAACTGCTGGCCGCTGCCGCTGTGACCTTTGCCTATGACAACGGCGCGCTCGACGATACGGCCTATGCCGAAATCAAGACCCGCTCGGGCATGCGCAGCGGCAAGTCCAAGCGGGCGATCGCGCAGAAACTGTCGCAGAAGGGCATTGCCAAGGGCGATGTCGAGGCGGCGGTCGCGGAGGCGGACGATCTCTACGCTGCCGTGGTCCTCGCGAGAAAGCGCGCCTTCGGCCCGTTCCGCAAGGTCGATCTCGACGACAAGCGCGCGGCGAAGGAGCTCTCTGCCTTTGCCAGGGGCGGCTTCAGCTTTGAGCTGGGCAAGCGGGTCTTTTCGATGTCATTCGACGAGGCCGAGGAAATCCTGATCGTGGGCCGCGCGCTCTGA
- a CDS encoding siderophore-interacting protein: MDNPLNYSNLPLPRIERVRHELKRRSLVVSGIERITPGMLRITLSGDDLADFVSLGADDHIKIFVPGADGTVEHRDYTPRRYDNDARILALDFALHEAGPVTAWAMNAAVGDHLEIGGPRGSAVVSGDFRRWLLIGDETALPAIGRRIEETPAGHAITSIAVVTGPDERQSFRTEAALSTHWAYRPLEQASDPSALLSVVRSVKLEPGTFVWIAAEAAVTRAIRAHFVEERGLPLTWLKASGYWVKGKADSTEKFE; this comes from the coding sequence ATGGACAATCCTCTCAACTATTCCAACCTTCCTCTGCCGCGCATCGAGCGTGTCCGCCATGAACTCAAGCGGCGCTCGCTGGTCGTTTCCGGCATCGAGCGTATTACGCCCGGCATGCTCAGGATCACGCTTTCCGGCGACGATCTCGCCGATTTCGTCAGCCTCGGGGCGGACGACCACATCAAGATCTTCGTGCCGGGCGCCGATGGCACTGTGGAGCACCGGGACTATACGCCCCGGCGCTACGACAACGATGCACGCATCCTGGCGCTCGATTTCGCGCTGCATGAGGCGGGGCCGGTAACCGCCTGGGCGATGAATGCGGCGGTTGGCGATCACCTCGAAATCGGCGGGCCGCGCGGCTCGGCAGTGGTCTCGGGAGATTTTCGGCGCTGGCTGCTGATCGGAGACGAAACGGCGCTGCCGGCAATCGGCCGTCGCATCGAGGAGACGCCGGCCGGCCACGCGATCACCAGCATCGCGGTCGTGACCGGACCGGACGAGCGCCAGTCGTTCCGCACCGAAGCAGCCCTTTCCACCCATTGGGCCTATCGGCCGCTGGAACAGGCAAGCGACCCTTCAGCGCTGCTCTCGGTCGTGCGCTCGGTGAAACTCGAACCCGGCACCTTCGTGTGGATTGCGGCCGAAGCCGCGGTGACGCGGGCAATCCGGGCGCATTTCGTCGAGGAGCGCGGCCTGCCGCTGACCTGGCTCAAGGCCTCCGGCTACTGGGTGAAGGGCAAGGCCGATAGCACCGAGAAGTTCGAATAG